The Arthrobacter sp. PM3 genome contains the following window.
GAAGTTCGGCGTCCGCATCCCCGACGAAGAGGTCAAGAACCTCAAGACCGTCGGCGACGCCGTCAGCTTCATCTCCAACGCCCAGGCCTAAGCCTGGTCCCGCCGCTTCCGGCGGACTCCGCGGACCGGTCCGGGCGGCACATCAGCGCCCGGACCGGACCGCAGCCATCAAGTGCACGACCACAGAGTTTTCCCTACGCAGGCCCCGGCCGCCCCGTTCGCGGGTCCGGACCCGGCAAGCGCACCGACAGAGAGTGATCCCATGGCACGCAAAGTAGTCATTACCGGGCTGGGTGCCACCACACCCATCGGCGGCGATGTCCCCACGATGTGGAAGAACGCGCTGAAGGGCGTCTCCGGCGCGCACACGCTTGAGGACGACTGGGTGGCAAAGTATGAACTGCCCGTGCACTTCGCTGCACGCGCCTCCACCCCGGCGCTGGAGGTCCTGAGCCGGGTCGAAGCCAAGCGCATGGACCCGTCGACCCAGTTCGGCGTCATCGCCGCCCGTGAAGCCTGGGCCGACGCCGGGATCACCGACATCGACCACGACCGCCTCGCCGTGGCGTTCGCCACCGGGATCGGCGGCGTCTGGACCCTGCTGGACGCCTGGGACACCCTGCGCGAAAAGGGCCCCCGCCGTGTCCTGCCCATGACTGTGCCCATGCTGATGCCCAACGGCGTCGCGGCTGCCGTCAGCCTGGACCTCGGTGCCCGCGCCGGCGCCCACACCCCTGTCTCCGCCTGCGCCTCCGGCACCGAAGCCGTGCACCTGGGACTGGACCTGATCCGCTCCGGCAAGGCCGACGTCGTGGTCTGTGGCGGCGCCGAAGCCGCCATCCACCCGATGCCGATCGCCGCCTTTGCTTCCATGCAGGCGCTCTCCCGCCGCAACGATGACCCTGAGCACGCCTCCCGTCCCTACGACCGCGACCGCGACGGCTTCGTCATGGGTGAAGGGGCCGGTGCCCTGGTGATCGAGGCCGAGGAGCACGCCCTGGCCCGCGGGGCCCGGATCTACGCCGAGCTCGCCGGAACCTCGGTCACGGCCGACGCCTACCACATCACCGCCCCGGACCCGGAGGGCCTCGGCGCGACCCGTGCCCTGAAGGCTGCCATGTTCGACGGCCGGATCCAGGCCGAGGACATCGTGCACGTCAACGCCCACGCCACCTCGACCCCGGTCGGCGACAAGCCCGAGTACACCGCCCTGAAAGCGGCCCTGGGCAGCCACGTGGACAACGTCGCCGTCTCGGCCACGAAGTCCCAGATGGGGCACCTGCTGGGCGCTTCCGGTGCCGTCGAAGCCGTCCTCACGGTCCTGGCGGTCCACGAGCGCAAGGCACCCGTGACGATCAACCTGGAGAACCAAGACCCGGAAATCCCGCTCGACGTCGTCACAACGGCCCGCGACCTGCCCGCCGGCAGCATCGCGGCGCTGAGCAACTCCTTCGGCTTCGGCGGCCACAACGCCGTCATCGCGATCCGCAGCGTCTAACACCGCGGCCCTTCCCCCGCCGGGATGACAGATGGCGGCAATGTTCTTCACGAACATTGCCGCCATCTGTCGTTTCGGCGCCTGGCTATGGAATTGCTGTGGAGGACTGCTGCGGTGGGGCGCCCGGCCGGCTCTTAGCCGACCTGGTGAAGCCAGCGCACCGGGGCGCCTTCCGCCGCGTGGCGGAAGGGTTCGAGTTCTTCATCCCAGGCCTCGCCCAGGGCGAGCGAGAGTTCGTGGTAGACGGCCGAGGGGTCGCCGGCGCCGGTTTCATAGGCGTAGCGGATGCGGTCTTCGGAAACCATGATGTTGCCGTGGACGTCCGTGGTGGCGTGGAAGATCCCGAGCTCCGGGGTGTGCGACCAGCGTCCCCCGTCGACCCCCTGGCTGGGTTCCTCGGTGACTTCGTAGCGCAGGTGCGCCCAGCCGCGCAGAGCGGACGCCAATTGAGCCCCCGTGCCCGGCTTTCCGGTCCACGACAGCTCGGCCCGGAACATTCCGGGCGCGGCAGGCTGAGCGGTCCACTCCAAGTCCGTCCGCTTGTCCACGACTGACCCTATGGCCCACTCCACGTGGGGGCACAAAGCAGTCGGGGCCGAGTGAATGAACAACACACCACGGGTCAGTGCAACAGACATTCCATCCTCCATAGCTGTAGGTACGTCTTCCCCAACGACCTCTGCCTGGATGTCTGTCCGTTGCGCGGATCCGAAAATGCGCCTGCGGTCCCTGCCAAAGTACTAATATACAACCGGTTTCCAAGCTGGGACATGAAGCATTCCAGCTTCAAGCTCAACTTGA
Protein-coding sequences here:
- the fabF gene encoding beta-ketoacyl-ACP synthase II yields the protein MARKVVITGLGATTPIGGDVPTMWKNALKGVSGAHTLEDDWVAKYELPVHFAARASTPALEVLSRVEAKRMDPSTQFGVIAAREAWADAGITDIDHDRLAVAFATGIGGVWTLLDAWDTLREKGPRRVLPMTVPMLMPNGVAAAVSLDLGARAGAHTPVSACASGTEAVHLGLDLIRSGKADVVVCGGAEAAIHPMPIAAFASMQALSRRNDDPEHASRPYDRDRDGFVMGEGAGALVIEAEEHALARGARIYAELAGTSVTADAYHITAPDPEGLGATRALKAAMFDGRIQAEDIVHVNAHATSTPVGDKPEYTALKAALGSHVDNVAVSATKSQMGHLLGASGAVEAVLTVLAVHERKAPVTINLENQDPEIPLDVVTTARDLPAGSIAALSNSFGFGGHNAVIAIRSV
- a CDS encoding DUF3145 domain-containing protein, with amino-acid sequence MSVALTRGVLFIHSAPTALCPHVEWAIGSVVDKRTDLEWTAQPAAPGMFRAELSWTGKPGTGAQLASALRGWAHLRYEVTEEPSQGVDGGRWSHTPELGIFHATTDVHGNIMVSEDRIRYAYETGAGDPSAVYHELSLALGEAWDEELEPFRHAAEGAPVRWLHQVG